Proteins encoded in a region of the Sterolibacterium denitrificans genome:
- the glk gene encoding glucokinase produces MILCGDIGGTKTLLALADKAADGRLRIHFQRRYLARDYPDFAAPFADFIAAAAAAGQPPHTIRSGCLAVAGPIETQGRSARLTNLPWRIDADALAAQQACGPLRLVNDFVAAAAGIAALDDDALVTLQAGQPLDHAPRVIVGAGTGLGTASLVWQNDGQGRGRYRILPGEGGHCAFAPTDAEQAALWYWLAARLPSGRVTAEEVISGRGLLAIHDFLRTQHAADAADPRAAADPAAAISALAATAPHSLARRALDLFCRAYGAFAGDLALLLLARGGVYIAGGIAAQILPLLRSGPFLAAFNAKAEHARLAALMPLHVVTDPDLGLKGAALLALSPDDD; encoded by the coding sequence ATGATCCTCTGCGGCGACATCGGCGGCACCAAGACCCTGCTGGCGCTGGCGGACAAGGCTGCCGACGGCAGGCTGCGGATCCATTTCCAACGCCGCTATCTCGCCCGCGACTATCCCGACTTCGCCGCGCCGTTTGCCGACTTCATCGCGGCGGCCGCAGCCGCCGGCCAGCCGCCGCACACCATCCGCAGCGGTTGCCTGGCGGTGGCCGGACCGATCGAAACGCAGGGCCGCAGCGCCCGCCTGACCAATCTGCCGTGGCGCATCGATGCCGACGCGCTCGCCGCGCAACAGGCTTGCGGCCCACTGCGACTGGTGAATGATTTCGTTGCCGCAGCCGCCGGCATCGCCGCGCTGGACGACGACGCGCTGGTCACCCTGCAGGCCGGCCAGCCGCTCGACCACGCGCCGCGGGTGATCGTCGGCGCCGGCACCGGCCTGGGCACCGCCAGCCTGGTCTGGCAGAACGACGGCCAAGGCCGGGGACGCTATCGGATCCTCCCCGGCGAAGGTGGCCACTGCGCCTTCGCGCCGACGGATGCAGAACAGGCCGCGCTGTGGTACTGGCTTGCCGCCCGCCTGCCATCTGGCCGGGTAACGGCTGAGGAGGTGATTTCCGGGCGTGGCTTGCTGGCAATCCATGATTTTCTGCGCACGCAGCATGCGGCCGATGCGGCCGACCCACGCGCCGCCGCCGACCCGGCAGCGGCCATCAGCGCGCTGGCGGCCACCGCGCCACACAGCCTGGCGCGGCGCGCGCTGGATCTGTTCTGCCGCGCCTATGGCGCCTTTGCCGGCGATCTCGCCTTGCTGCTGCTGGCGCGCGGCGGCGTATATATCGCCGGCGGCATCGCCGCGCAGATCCTGCCCCTGTTGCGCAGCGGCCCCTTTCTTGCCGCCTTCAACGCCAAGGCCGAGCATGCCCGGCTTGCCGCGCTGATGCCGCTCCATGTCGTCACCGATCCCGACCTCGGTCTCAAAGGCGCGGCGCTGCTGGCGCTGTCGCCCGACGACGACTGA
- a CDS encoding thymidylate synthase yields the protein MQQYLDLMRHVLEHGHDKSDRTGTGTRSVFGWQMRFDLAQGFPLLTTKKLHTRSIIHELLWFLRGETNIRYLKDNGVSIWDEWADADGNLGPVYGHQWRHWPTADGGEVDQIVELVAALKHNPDSRRHIVSAWNPGDVPKMKLPPCHALFQFYVAPAKTPDQRPRLSCQLYQRSADIFLGVPFNIASYALLTMMLAQVCGYRPGEFVHTLGDAHLYNNHFDQARLQLSRTPGPLPTLQIDPAVQDIFAFRFEDFTLLDYQPQPHIAAPVAV from the coding sequence ATGCAGCAATATCTCGACCTGATGCGCCATGTGCTCGAACATGGCCATGACAAAAGCGATCGCACCGGCACCGGCACCCGCTCGGTCTTCGGTTGGCAGATGCGTTTCGATCTGGCGCAGGGTTTTCCCCTGCTGACCACCAAGAAGCTGCACACCCGCTCCATCATCCATGAGCTGCTCTGGTTCCTGCGCGGTGAAACCAACATCCGCTACCTGAAGGACAACGGCGTTTCGATCTGGGACGAATGGGCGGATGCCGACGGCAATCTCGGCCCGGTGTATGGCCACCAATGGCGCCACTGGCCGACGGCCGACGGCGGTGAAGTCGACCAGATCGTCGAACTGGTCGCCGCGCTCAAGCACAATCCCGACTCGCGCCGGCACATCGTTTCGGCCTGGAATCCGGGCGACGTGCCGAAGATGAAGCTGCCGCCCTGCCACGCGCTGTTCCAGTTCTACGTCGCCCCGGCGAAAACGCCGGACCAGCGCCCCCGCCTGTCCTGCCAGCTCTATCAGCGCAGTGCCGACATTTTTCTCGGCGTGCCTTTCAACATCGCCTCCTACGCCCTGCTGACCATGATGCTGGCCCAGGTCTGCGGCTACCGGCCGGGCGAGTTCGTCCACACCCTGGGCGATGCGCATCTGTACAACAACCACTTCGACCAGGCGCGCCTGCAGCTCTCGCGCACGCCCGGCCCGCTGCCCACGCTGCAGATCGATCCCGCCGTGCAGGACATCTTCGCCTTCCGCTTCGAGGACTTCACCCTGCTCGACTACCAGCCGCAGCCGCACATCGCCGCCCCGGTCGCGGTCTAG
- a CDS encoding M17 family metallopeptidase — protein sequence MSLARLECTAVPLKKSLDQARHALIVMPRQQSLPADLPAAAQLAAVLRRRDLKADELAKTPVALDLPQGGRCVYAMLDAGQDRFSQLAHLRKATMLLLDEMPEEVFLGVVADDADEAARLAREALYVLWLNGTPLPARKKKPAQAVKRLVLHGTREQPEAFAGVAALAQANLLVRELTALPPNELTPGSYRRKIRTLAKARGWGIEEYDYAQLRKLGAGAFCAVAQGSHETDAAIVHLSYRPSQPSRQLSGRQMHCRHVALVGKGICFDTGGHNLKPARYMAGMHEDMNGSAVALGLLQAIEDLGLPLAVDVWLALAQNHISPQAYRQSEIVTALDGTHIEIVHTDAEGRLVLADALTLATRPEKPAAGQHRKRQIAQPDLVIDFATLTGSMLTALGNRYAGIFASSDALAALAVAAGRQAAERVCAFPLDADYDAALDSKVADVKQCTLEGEADHILAARFLQRFTHERPWLHVDLSAANCSGGLGAVASDLTGFGVAWGAALLSGWLAAGDQTSGHEQAGMHPASAMRLPGRGRPGQG from the coding sequence ATGTCTCTTGCCCGCCTGGAATGCACGGCCGTACCGTTGAAGAAATCGTTGGACCAGGCGCGGCATGCGCTGATCGTCATGCCGCGGCAGCAGAGCCTGCCGGCGGATTTGCCGGCGGCGGCGCAGCTTGCGGCGGTGCTGCGACGGCGTGACCTGAAGGCGGATGAACTGGCGAAAACGCCTGTTGCCCTGGATTTGCCGCAGGGCGGCCGCTGCGTGTATGCGATGCTCGATGCCGGCCAGGATCGTTTCAGCCAGCTCGCGCATTTGCGCAAGGCGACGATGTTGCTGCTCGATGAGATGCCCGAGGAAGTTTTTCTGGGCGTCGTCGCTGACGATGCGGATGAGGCGGCGCGCCTGGCGCGCGAGGCGCTGTATGTCCTGTGGCTGAATGGCACGCCGCTGCCGGCGCGGAAAAAGAAGCCGGCGCAGGCGGTGAAGCGCCTCGTGCTGCACGGCACGCGCGAGCAGCCGGAAGCGTTTGCCGGCGTTGCCGCTCTGGCGCAGGCCAACCTGCTGGTGCGCGAGTTGACGGCGCTGCCGCCGAACGAGCTGACGCCGGGTAGCTATCGCCGGAAAATCCGCACGCTGGCCAAGGCGCGTGGCTGGGGTATCGAAGAATACGACTATGCCCAATTGCGCAAACTCGGCGCGGGCGCTTTCTGCGCCGTGGCCCAGGGCAGCCATGAGACGGATGCCGCCATCGTGCATCTGAGCTACCGGCCATCTCAGCCATCCCGGCAACTATCCGGCCGGCAGATGCACTGCCGGCACGTCGCGCTGGTCGGCAAGGGAATTTGTTTCGACACCGGCGGCCACAACCTGAAGCCGGCGCGCTACATGGCCGGCATGCACGAGGACATGAACGGCTCGGCCGTGGCCCTGGGGCTGCTGCAGGCCATTGAGGATCTGGGCTTGCCGCTGGCGGTCGATGTCTGGCTGGCGCTGGCGCAGAACCACATCTCCCCGCAAGCCTATCGGCAGAGCGAAATCGTGACCGCGCTCGACGGCACGCACATCGAGATCGTGCATACCGATGCGGAAGGGCGCCTGGTGCTGGCCGATGCGTTGACGCTGGCGACGCGTCCGGAAAAACCGGCGGCTGGACAGCACCGAAAGCGCCAAATCGCGCAGCCCGATCTGGTGATTGATTTCGCCACCCTGACCGGCAGCATGCTGACGGCACTGGGCAATCGTTATGCCGGGATTTTTGCCAGCAGCGACGCGCTTGCCGCACTGGCCGTTGCCGCCGGGCGCCAGGCTGCCGAGCGCGTTTGCGCCTTTCCGCTGGATGCGGATTACGATGCCGCGCTCGACAGCAAGGTGGCCGACGTCAAGCAATGCACGCTGGAAGGCGAGGCCGATCACATCCTGGCGGCGCGCTTCCTCCAGCGTTTCACCCATGAGCGGCCCTGGCTGCACGTCGACCTGTCGGCGGCGAATTGCAGCGGCGGCCTGGGCGCGGTGGCCAGCGACCTGACCGGGTTCGGCGTGGCCTGGGGCGCGGCGCTGCTGTCAGGCTGGCTGGCTGCCGGAGACCAAACAAGCGGGCATGAGCAAGCGGGAATGCACCCGGCAAGCGCGATGCGGTTACCGGGACGGGGGCGGCCTGGGCAGGGTTGA
- a CDS encoding glycine zipper 2TM domain-containing protein: MNLINPMKHLPLTCAAGLLLAFGTASAATTATTAAKPAAAKPAYEQQYDADKKAANDRYAADRKICDEEKTSSIRMQCRRDAHDENQQALAAAKKKRDEAKKAAAQPAPAAASAAPAAAAATAAAASSAAICNECGKVIAINVGETKGKGGPIGLIAGGVAGAVLGHQVGGGRGKDIATIAGAAGGAYAGHKIEEKMTSSQTWSVSVRFENNEERSYTYDSDPKFVVGDKVKRADNGIVRY; this comes from the coding sequence ATGAACCTCATCAACCCCATGAAGCATCTGCCGCTCACCTGCGCCGCCGGCCTGTTACTGGCCTTCGGCACGGCCAGCGCCGCAACCACGGCAACTACGGCGGCCAAGCCTGCCGCGGCGAAGCCCGCCTATGAACAGCAATACGACGCCGACAAGAAGGCAGCGAACGACCGCTACGCCGCCGACAGAAAAATCTGCGACGAGGAAAAGACCTCCAGCATCCGCATGCAGTGCCGGCGGGATGCCCACGACGAAAACCAGCAGGCGCTGGCCGCCGCCAAGAAGAAGCGCGATGAAGCGAAAAAGGCCGCGGCACAGCCTGCCCCTGCCGCAGCCAGTGCCGCGCCGGCCGCTGCTGCTGCCACTGCCGCCGCTGCCAGCAGCGCGGCCATCTGCAATGAATGCGGCAAGGTTATTGCCATCAACGTCGGCGAGACGAAAGGCAAGGGCGGCCCCATCGGCCTGATCGCCGGTGGCGTAGCGGGTGCCGTGCTCGGCCATCAGGTGGGCGGCGGACGCGGCAAGGACATCGCCACCATCGCCGGAGCGGCGGGCGGCGCCTATGCCGGCCACAAGATCGAGGAAAAAATGACTTCCAGCCAGACCTGGTCGGTCAGCGTGCGCTTCGAGAACAACGAAGAGCGCAGCTACACATACGACAGCGACCCGAAATTCGTCGTCGGCGACAAGGTCAAGCGCGCCGACAACGGCATCGTGCGCTACTGA
- the mog gene encoding molybdopterin adenylyltransferase, which yields MNSPNEANEELRIGLVSISDRAASGSYQDQGIPALRDWFSAALAPDTPWRMETRLIPDEQAGIEATLIELCDDAGCHLVLTTGGTGPAPRDVTPEATLAVAHKVMPGFGEEMRRISLNFVPTAILSRQTAVIRGRSLIINLPGQPKSIRETLEGVKDAEGKTLVNGIFAAVPYCIELIGGPYIETDPAVIKAFRPKSAIRPRPGTENTA from the coding sequence ATGAACAGCCCGAACGAAGCCAACGAAGAACTGCGCATCGGCCTGGTTTCCATTTCCGACCGCGCGGCCAGCGGCAGTTACCAGGACCAGGGCATCCCGGCGCTACGCGACTGGTTCTCCGCCGCCCTTGCCCCGGACACGCCCTGGCGCATGGAAACCCGGCTGATTCCCGACGAGCAGGCCGGGATCGAGGCCACCCTGATCGAACTCTGCGACGACGCCGGCTGCCATCTGGTGCTGACCACCGGCGGCACCGGCCCGGCGCCGCGCGATGTCACGCCGGAAGCCACGCTGGCCGTGGCGCACAAGGTGATGCCGGGCTTCGGCGAGGAGATGCGCCGCATCAGTCTGAACTTCGTGCCCACCGCCATCCTCTCGCGCCAGACCGCCGTGATTCGCGGCCGCTCCCTGATCATCAACCTGCCCGGCCAACCCAAGTCGATCCGGGAGACCCTGGAAGGCGTCAAGGATGCCGAGGGCAAGACGCTCGTCAACGGCATCTTCGCCGCCGTGCCGTACTGCATCGAACTGATCGGCGGCCCGTACATCGAAACCGATCCGGCCGTGATCAAGGCCTTTCGTCCCAAGTCGGCCATCCGCCCCAGGCCCGGCACGGAAAACACGGCATGA
- the yjgA gene encoding ribosome biogenesis factor YjgA — MWPDADAQHPDEGLHHERPSKSQRKRDSDALQNLGKELIGLSPERLAKITMSDALRDAIREAQRMTKHEARRRQLQYIGKLMRSEDVAPIRAALDAIAGVSVAENQRLHHLERLREQLLDDEVAALAAITASHPHADLQHLRQLRRNALKEKLQNRPPRAYREIFQVLKALEETREPQEKTPAEQENP, encoded by the coding sequence ATGTGGCCCGACGCCGATGCCCAACACCCCGACGAGGGACTTCACCACGAGCGCCCCAGCAAAAGCCAGCGCAAGCGCGACTCCGATGCCTTGCAGAACCTGGGCAAGGAACTGATTGGCCTGTCCCCCGAACGCCTGGCAAAAATCACCATGTCGGACGCCCTGCGCGACGCCATCCGCGAGGCCCAGCGCATGACCAAGCACGAAGCCCGCCGCCGCCAGCTGCAGTACATCGGCAAGCTGATGCGCTCGGAAGATGTCGCACCGATCCGCGCCGCACTCGATGCCATTGCCGGTGTCTCGGTCGCCGAAAACCAGCGCCTGCATCATCTGGAACGCCTGCGCGAGCAGTTGCTCGATGACGAAGTCGCCGCCCTGGCGGCCATCACCGCCAGCCACCCGCATGCCGATCTGCAGCATCTGCGCCAGTTGCGCCGCAACGCGCTGAAGGAAAAACTGCAGAACCGGCCGCCACGCGCCTACCGCGAAATCTTCCAGGTACTGAAGGCGCTCGAGGAAACGCGCGAGCCGCAGGAAAAAACCCCGGCAGAACAGGAAAACCCATGA
- the pmbA gene encoding metalloprotease PmbA, producing the protein MSAPEFSYSQHQLRQFAADVLRHARELGASACETDVSEAFGQSVSVRKDAVDTIEYNRDKGIGVTVYLGQQRGHASTSDFSPAALRATVAAALSIARFTAPDPCAGLPEEKLLARKSMDLDLHHPWPLSVEEAIETARRCEQAAFAVSPLVRNSEGASVSVQQSQFVSANSLGFMGGFPTSRHYISCSVIAGAGDNMQRDDWYTSNRNPARLAAPEAVGEYAARRALARLGARRLKTRAVPVLFEAPLAVGLIGSLVQAVSGGALYRKSSFLLDSLGQQIFPQHVQISERPHLKGALASSPFDDDGVATRDREVVQDGVLQGYFLSTYSARKLDMQTTGNAGGSHNLIVKSGALDFEGLLRQMDTGLLVTELLGQGVNYVTGDYSRGAAGYWVEKGRIAYPVQEITIAGNLREMFKGIVAIGNDVLVRGSKQVGSILIDRMTVAGN; encoded by the coding sequence ATGTCCGCACCCGAATTCAGTTACAGCCAGCACCAATTGCGCCAGTTCGCCGCCGATGTGTTGCGCCATGCCCGCGAGCTGGGCGCCAGCGCCTGCGAAACCGATGTTTCCGAAGCCTTCGGCCAGTCGGTCAGCGTGCGCAAGGACGCTGTCGATACCATCGAATACAACCGCGACAAGGGCATCGGCGTGACGGTCTATCTGGGCCAGCAGCGCGGCCATGCCAGCACCTCGGACTTTTCGCCGGCGGCGCTGCGGGCGACGGTGGCGGCAGCGCTGTCGATTGCCCGATTCACCGCGCCCGATCCCTGCGCCGGCCTGCCCGAGGAAAAATTGCTGGCCAGAAAGAGCATGGATCTTGATCTTCATCATCCCTGGCCGCTGTCGGTCGAGGAGGCCATCGAGACCGCGCGGCGTTGCGAGCAGGCCGCCTTTGCCGTCAGTCCGCTGGTGAGGAATTCCGAAGGCGCCAGCGTTTCGGTGCAGCAGTCGCAGTTCGTCTCGGCCAACAGCCTGGGCTTCATGGGCGGCTTTCCGACCTCGCGGCATTACATTTCCTGTTCGGTGATCGCCGGTGCGGGCGACAACATGCAGCGCGACGATTGGTATACCTCGAACCGCAATCCAGCCCGCCTGGCGGCACCCGAAGCCGTCGGCGAGTACGCGGCGCGGCGCGCGCTGGCGCGCCTCGGCGCACGGCGCCTGAAGACCCGTGCGGTGCCGGTGCTGTTCGAAGCGCCGCTGGCCGTCGGCCTGATCGGCAGTCTGGTGCAGGCGGTCAGCGGCGGGGCGCTGTATCGCAAATCCAGCTTCCTGCTCGACAGTCTCGGCCAGCAGATCTTTCCGCAGCATGTGCAGATCAGCGAGCGTCCGCATCTCAAGGGCGCGCTGGCCAGCAGCCCGTTCGACGACGACGGCGTGGCGACGCGCGACCGCGAGGTGGTGCAGGATGGCGTGCTGCAGGGTTACTTCCTGTCCACTTATTCGGCGCGCAAGCTGGACATGCAGACGACCGGCAATGCCGGCGGCAGCCACAACCTCATCGTCAAGTCCGGCGCGCTGGATTTCGAGGGACTGCTGCGCCAGATGGATACGGGCCTCCTGGTCACCGAACTGCTCGGCCAGGGCGTGAATTACGTCACCGGCGATTATTCGCGCGGCGCCGCCGGCTACTGGGTGGAAAAGGGCCGGATCGCCTATCCGGTGCAGGAAATCACCATCGCCGGCAATCTGCGCGAAATGTTCAAGGGCATCGTCGCCATCGGTAATGACGTGCTGGTGCGCGGCTCCAAGCAGGTCGGCTCCATACTCATCGACCGCATGACGGTGGCCGGCAACTGA
- the glyA gene encoding serine hydroxymethyltransferase, producing the protein MFSRQHTLAKTDPELWQAIEGENRRQEDHIELIASENYVSCAVLEAQGSQLTNKYAEGYPGKRYYGGCEFVDQAEQLAIDRLKKLFGADAANVQANSGSQANQAVLMAFAKPGDTIMGMSLAEGGHLTHGMPLNMSGKWFNVVAYGLNEKEEIDYPKMEALAREHKPRIIIAGASAYALRIDFERFARIAKEVGAIFWVDMAHYAGLIAAGFYPNPVPHADVVTSTTHKTLRGPRGGVILMKAEHEKALNSAIFPGLQGGPLMHVIAAKAVAFKEAATPEFRNYQEQVISNAQVMARVLTARGLRIVSGRTESHVFLLDLRAKNITGKDAEAVLGQAHITVNKNAIPNDPQKPFVTSGIRIGTPAMTTRGFTEIEAEQIAHLIADVLDAPNDEKVLAATRIKAGELCKRFPVYG; encoded by the coding sequence ATGTTTTCCAGACAACACACCCTGGCCAAGACCGATCCCGAACTGTGGCAGGCGATCGAAGGTGAAAACCGTCGCCAGGAAGACCACATCGAACTGATTGCGTCCGAGAATTACGTCTCCTGCGCCGTGCTCGAAGCGCAGGGTTCGCAGCTCACCAACAAGTATGCCGAGGGTTATCCGGGCAAGCGCTATTACGGCGGCTGCGAGTTCGTCGACCAGGCCGAGCAACTGGCCATCGACCGCCTGAAGAAGCTGTTCGGCGCCGATGCCGCCAACGTCCAGGCCAACTCCGGTTCGCAGGCCAATCAGGCGGTGCTGATGGCCTTTGCCAAGCCGGGCGATACCATCATGGGCATGAGCCTGGCCGAAGGCGGGCATCTGACCCACGGCATGCCGCTCAACATGTCGGGCAAGTGGTTCAATGTCGTTGCTTACGGCCTCAACGAGAAGGAAGAAATCGACTATCCGAAGATGGAGGCTCTGGCGCGCGAGCACAAGCCGCGCATCATCATCGCCGGCGCTTCGGCCTATGCGCTGCGCATCGACTTCGAGCGCTTCGCCAGGATCGCCAAGGAAGTCGGCGCAATTTTCTGGGTCGATATGGCGCACTACGCCGGCCTGATCGCTGCCGGCTTCTACCCGAACCCGGTGCCGCATGCCGACGTGGTCACTTCGACCACCCACAAGACCCTGCGCGGCCCGCGCGGCGGCGTCATCCTGATGAAGGCGGAACACGAGAAAGCCCTCAACTCGGCGATTTTCCCCGGCCTGCAGGGCGGACCGCTGATGCACGTCATCGCCGCCAAGGCCGTGGCCTTCAAGGAAGCCGCCACGCCGGAGTTCCGCAACTACCAGGAACAGGTGATCTCGAATGCCCAGGTCATGGCGCGGGTGCTCACGGCGCGCGGTCTGCGCATCGTTTCCGGGCGTACCGAATCGCATGTGTTCCTGCTCGATCTGCGCGCCAAGAACATCACCGGCAAGGATGCCGAGGCCGTGCTGGGCCAGGCGCACATCACGGTGAACAAGAACGCCATTCCCAACGATCCGCAAAAGCCCTTCGTGACTTCCGGCATCCGCATCGGCACGCCGGCGATGACGACGCGCGGCTTCACCGAGATCGAAGCCGAGCAGATCGCCCATCTGATCGCCGACGTGCTCGATGCGCCGAATGACGAAAAGGTGCTCGCCGCCACCCGCATCAAGGCGGGCGAGCTGTGCAAGCGCTTCCCGGTTTATGGCTGA
- the nrdR gene encoding transcriptional regulator NrdR, with protein MKCPYCTELNTQVVDTRMNEDGDTVRRRRRCPNCDKRFTTYERVELQLPQIVKKNGSRCDYEREKLHASMMLALRKRPVTTESLESAIDRIEEKLVTLGEREIASDRIGELVMRELKKLDKIAYIRFASVYRNFADVEEFSDAIREVRKPRVARSSRMPRSSGRS; from the coding sequence ATGAAGTGTCCCTACTGCACCGAACTCAACACCCAGGTGGTCGACACCCGGATGAACGAGGACGGCGATACCGTGCGCCGCCGGCGGCGCTGTCCGAATTGCGACAAGCGTTTCACCACCTACGAGCGCGTTGAATTGCAGTTGCCGCAGATCGTCAAGAAAAACGGCAGCCGCTGCGATTACGAGCGCGAGAAGTTGCATGCCAGCATGATGCTGGCCCTGCGCAAGCGGCCGGTGACCACCGAGAGCCTCGAATCGGCCATCGACCGCATCGAGGAAAAGCTGGTGACGCTGGGTGAGCGTGAAATCGCCAGCGATCGCATCGGCGAGCTGGTGATGCGCGAGCTGAAGAAGCTCGACAAGATCGCCTATATCCGCTTTGCTTCCGTGTATCGCAATTTTGCGGATGTCGAGGAGTTTTCCGACGCCATCCGCGAAGTGCGCAAGCCGCGCGTCGCGCGTTCGTCACGCATGCCGCGTTCTTCCGGCCGCTCCTGA
- the ribD gene encoding bifunctional diaminohydroxyphosphoribosylaminopyrimidine deaminase/5-amino-6-(5-phosphoribosylamino)uracil reductase RibD, with the protein MSATSPYTPADHAYMARALQLAQSPGVLNTTTPNPRVGCVLVREGRIIGEGYTLPAGQNHAEIQALLAARGQHGEAAAAGATAYVTLEPCSHHGRTPPCADALIAAGVARVVAAMQDPNPQVAGQGLARLQAAGIETCCGLMAAEAREINIGFVARMTRGRPWLRLKLAASLDGRTALNNGASQWITGPASRADGHRWRARACAILTGIGTVLEDDPQLTVRLDEQEGRPRQPLKVIVDSRLATPPTARLFDGASPVLIACAGSTTDGQAAALRARGAEIVAVPGERGQVDLAALCGELAQRGINEIHAEAGHRLSGALLRAGLADELLLYYAPTLLGDSARGMFALGELTALADRRDLQMMDVRRLGDDIRILARPR; encoded by the coding sequence ATGAGCGCCACATCCCCATACACGCCGGCAGACCATGCCTACATGGCGCGCGCCCTGCAGTTGGCGCAATCGCCGGGTGTGCTGAACACCACGACGCCGAACCCGCGCGTCGGCTGCGTGCTGGTACGTGAAGGGCGGATCATCGGCGAAGGCTACACCCTGCCGGCCGGCCAGAATCACGCTGAAATCCAGGCGCTGCTTGCCGCGCGCGGACAACATGGCGAGGCAGCGGCGGCGGGCGCGACGGCCTATGTGACGCTGGAGCCCTGCAGCCATCATGGGCGCACGCCGCCCTGTGCCGACGCGCTGATCGCGGCCGGCGTCGCGCGCGTGGTGGCCGCCATGCAGGATCCGAATCCGCAGGTGGCCGGCCAGGGGCTCGCCCGCCTGCAGGCGGCGGGCATCGAGACCTGCTGCGGCCTGATGGCAGCCGAGGCGCGGGAAATCAATATCGGTTTCGTCGCCCGCATGACGCGCGGGCGGCCGTGGCTGCGTCTCAAGCTGGCCGCCAGCCTGGATGGCCGGACTGCGCTGAACAACGGCGCCAGCCAATGGATCACCGGCCCTGCGTCGCGTGCCGATGGGCACCGCTGGCGCGCGCGGGCCTGCGCCATTCTCACCGGCATCGGCACGGTGCTCGAAGACGATCCGCAACTGACGGTGCGCCTGGATGAGCAGGAAGGAAGGCCGCGCCAGCCGCTCAAGGTGATCGTCGATAGCCGGTTGGCAACGCCGCCCACCGCGCGCCTGTTCGACGGCGCGAGTCCAGTGCTGATTGCCTGTGCCGGCTCGACGACGGACGGACAGGCGGCGGCCTTGCGCGCCCGCGGCGCCGAAATCGTGGCCGTGCCCGGCGAACGGGGACAGGTGGATCTTGCCGCCCTGTGCGGCGAGCTGGCGCAACGCGGCATCAACGAAATCCACGCCGAGGCCGGCCACAGGCTGAGCGGCGCCCTGCTGCGCGCCGGGTTGGCCGACGAGTTGCTGCTCTACTATGCGCCGACGCTGCTCGGCGACAGCGCGCGCGGCATGTTCGCCCTCGGCGAGCTGACTGCGCTCGCCGACCGGCGCGACCTGCAGATGATGGATGTCCGGCGGCTGGGTGACGACATCCGGATCCTGGCGCGGCCCCGTTGA
- a CDS encoding CZB domain-containing protein: MTQMQENAAAAGTFGQCSMTATEKTASILALSHDMEQVVTSSALRSFVELAKVDHLAFKMDIYHVVMGISPRKSGDFSDHHGCRLGKWYDQGEGKKLFSHLPGYADIEAPHASFHAAGKEALDAYHANDFALAADALTRMEKESMSIMLQLDRITRASESGA, translated from the coding sequence ATGACGCAGATGCAGGAAAATGCCGCAGCCGCCGGAACGTTCGGCCAGTGCAGCATGACGGCGACCGAAAAGACCGCCAGCATCCTCGCGCTGTCACACGACATGGAGCAGGTCGTCACCTCCTCCGCCCTGCGCAGTTTCGTCGAACTGGCCAAGGTCGACCATCTCGCCTTCAAGATGGACATTTATCACGTCGTCATGGGAATATCGCCGCGCAAGTCCGGCGACTTCAGCGATCACCACGGCTGCCGGCTCGGCAAGTGGTACGACCAGGGCGAGGGCAAGAAATTGTTCTCGCATCTGCCCGGCTATGCCGATATCGAAGCGCCGCATGCCAGTTTCCACGCGGCCGGCAAGGAAGCGCTCGATGCCTATCACGCCAACGATTTCGCGCTGGCTGCCGATGCGCTGACGCGCATGGAAAAGGAAAGCATGTCGATCATGCTGCAACTGGATCGCATCACCCGCGCCAGCGAAAGCGGAGCCTGA